A single region of the Raphanus sativus cultivar WK10039 chromosome 1, ASM80110v3, whole genome shotgun sequence genome encodes:
- the LOC108817815 gene encoding LOW QUALITY PROTEIN: uncharacterized protein LOC108817815 (The sequence of the model RefSeq protein was modified relative to this genomic sequence to represent the inferred CDS: deleted 1 base in 1 codon): MDIEEDIRALQLDSAEENNGAGVVIPADQNTDGVEILDKMEEVLKDEVQESAPVPDVQQASEEHDQEVLHPVHNPAKAKEKAAQEKAAKEEAEEEAEANKKRHLNVVFIGHVDAGKSTIGGQILFLSGQVDDRQIQKYEKEAKEKSRESWYMAYIMDTNEEERAKGKTVEVGRAHFETETTRFTILDAPGHKSYVPNMISGASQADIGVLVISARKGEFETGYERGGQTREHVQLAKTLGVSKLVVVINKMDDPTVNWSKERYDEIEQKMVPFLKSSGYNTKKDVIFLPISGLMGVNIDKSMDRNVCPWFSGPSFFEVLNAIEVPPRDPNGPFRMPIIDKFKDMGTVVMGKVESGSIREGDSLIVMPNKEPVKVVAIYCDEDKVKRAGPGENLRVRITGIEDEDILAGFVLSSTVKPVPTVTEFVAQLQILELLDNAIFTAGYKAILHIHAVVEECEIIELISQIDMKTRKPMKKKILFVKNGAAVICRIQVSNSICVEKFSDFPQLGRFTLRTEGKTIAVGKVTALSGASSSA, encoded by the exons ATGG ATATTGAGGAAGATATCCGCGCTTTACAGCTTGATTCCGCAG AAGAAAACAATGGAGCTGGGGTTGTCATTCCCGCAGATCAGAACACAGATGGAGTTGAGATATTGGATAAAATGGAAGAAG TCCTGAAAGATGAGGTTCAAGAATCAGCGCCAGTCCCTGATGTGCAGCAAG CTTCCGAGGAACATGATCAGGAAGTGCTCCATCCAGTGCATAACCCAGCAAAAG CTAAGGAGAAGGCAGCTCAAGAGAAGGCTGCCAAAGAGGAAGCTGAAGAAGAGGCAGAGGCAAACAAAAAGAGACAT TTGAATGTGGTGTTCATTGGACATGTTG ATGCTGGAAAGTCTACAATTGGAGGACAAATCCTCTTCCTTAGCGGCCAGGTGGACGACCGACAaatccaaaagtatgaaaaggaagcaaaagaaaaaagtagaGAAAGCTG GTATATGGCATATATAATGGATACAAATGAAGAAGAGAGGGCCAAG GGTAAAACAGTTGAAGTTGGAAGGGCTCATTTTGAAACTGAGACCACTAGATTTACAATTCTGGATGCTCCG GGTCATAAGAGTTATGTACCAAATATGATTAGTGGAGCATCTCAGGCGGACATTGGTGTGCTG GTGATATCGGCTCGTAAAGGTGAATTTGAAACAGGATATGAGAGGGGTGGCCAGACACGTGAACACGTTCAACTCGCAAAAACACTGGGCGTGTCAAAGCTGGTGGTTGTTATCAACAAGATGGATGACCCAACTGTTAACTGGTCGAAAGAGAG GTATGATGAAATAGAACAGAAAATGGTGCCATTTCTTAAATCTTCTGGCTACAACACAAAGAAAG atgttaTCTTCCTGCCTATATCTGGTCTAATGGGGGTTAATATAGACAAGAGTATGGATCGGAACGTCTGTCCTTGGTTCAGCGGCCCTAGCTTTTTTGAAGTTCTCAATGCTATTGAAGTTCCACCACGGGATCCTAATGGTCCATTTAG GATGCCCATTATTGATAAATTCAAAGACATGGGAACTGTTGTTATGGGAAAAGTAGAATCTGGCAGCATTCGAGAGGGTGATTCCTTGATTGTTATGCCAAACAAG GAACCGGTGAAAGTTGTTGCTATATATTGCGATGAAGATAAAGTCAAGCGTGCTGGACCGGGTGAGAATTTGAGAGTCCGTATAACTGGCATTGAAGACGAGGATATCCTTGCAGGTTTTGTTTTATCAAGCACGG TAAAGCCTGTACCTACCGTTACTGAGTTCGTTGCCCAATTACAAATCCTTGAGCTGCTTGACAAT GCGATTTTTACAGCTGGTTACAAGGCTATTCTCCACATTCATGCGGTTGTTGAGGAGTGTGAGATAATTGAATTGATAAGCCAAATTGATATGAAGACGAGGAAAcccatgaaaaagaaaattctgTTTGTGAAGAATGGTGCTGCTGTTATCTGCCGTATACAG GTTAGCAATTCAATCTGTGTTGAAAAATTCTCAGATTTCCCACAACTTGGAAGATTCACTCTACGGACTGAAG